A genomic segment from Pseudosulfitobacter sp. DSM 107133 encodes:
- a CDS encoding GFA family protein, whose product MARTGSCNCGSVRYSITADVRHTGACHCGMCRKWSGGVYLGVEVAPDDITIEGQDKLTIYTSSPWAERAFCGTCGCSIYYRVTAPGPHQGTYHVGLGTLDDAGGITLNGEIFIDRKPPGYAFAGDTHKMTEAEVMAMFGPD is encoded by the coding sequence ATGGCACGAACTGGGTCCTGCAATTGCGGTTCGGTCCGCTACAGCATCACGGCAGATGTCCGCCACACCGGTGCATGTCACTGCGGCATGTGCCGCAAGTGGTCGGGTGGCGTCTATCTTGGGGTCGAGGTTGCCCCCGACGACATCACGATAGAGGGACAGGACAAACTGACCATCTACACGTCATCGCCCTGGGCCGAGCGGGCCTTTTGCGGCACCTGCGGGTGCAGCATCTATTACCGCGTCACCGCCCCTGGCCCGCATCAGGGCACCTATCACGTCGGATTGGGCACGCTGGACGACGCGGGCGGTATCACGTTGAACGGAGAGATTTTCATTGACCGCAAGCCGCCGGGCTATGCCTTTGCCGGCGATACGCACAAGATGACCGAGGCCGAGGTGATGGCGATGTTTGGCCCGGACTAG
- the holA gene encoding DNA polymerase III subunit delta → MKLAGAQANGYFAKPDPDSTGILIYGADAMRVALKRQQLLKALIGDKGEEEMRLTRIPAAELRKYPAMLLDAIKAIGFFPGPRAAFVEDANENTAATIIAALADWQAGDAQIIVSAGALKPTSKLRKAFEGHKSALAVGIYDNPPTRDEIEAALRAAGVTAPDRAVMDMLNDLARALDPGDFRQTLEKISLYKHGDATPLTAEDIVANAPTSTEADVDDVLLVVGDGRAADIGPVMRKLQAQGVTAVTLCIGAMRHFRNLHRAAVDTSGRPQIWGSNRDRMLAQARNWGPAKLETALTVLTDTDLALRSAGQHAPAMALVERAFIRLAMLGAR, encoded by the coding sequence ATGAAGCTGGCCGGTGCACAGGCGAACGGCTATTTCGCCAAACCCGATCCGGACAGCACCGGCATTCTGATCTACGGGGCCGACGCCATGCGCGTGGCGCTGAAACGCCAGCAACTGCTGAAGGCATTGATCGGCGACAAGGGCGAAGAGGAAATGCGCCTGACCCGCATCCCCGCCGCCGAGTTGCGCAAATACCCCGCAATGCTGCTGGACGCGATCAAGGCCATCGGGTTCTTTCCCGGCCCCCGCGCTGCCTTTGTCGAGGATGCAAACGAAAACACCGCCGCGACGATCATCGCCGCACTTGCCGACTGGCAGGCGGGTGATGCGCAAATCATCGTATCAGCCGGAGCGCTGAAACCCACATCAAAGCTGCGCAAGGCCTTTGAAGGCCACAAATCCGCTCTGGCGGTGGGCATCTATGACAATCCACCCACCCGCGACGAAATCGAAGCCGCCCTGCGCGCGGCGGGTGTCACAGCGCCGGACCGCGCGGTGATGGACATGCTGAACGATCTGGCCCGCGCGCTGGACCCGGGCGATTTCCGCCAGACACTGGAAAAGATCAGCCTGTATAAACACGGCGACGCCACGCCGCTGACCGCCGAAGACATCGTCGCCAACGCACCCACCTCGACCGAGGCCGATGTGGACGACGTGTTGCTGGTGGTGGGCGATGGCCGCGCGGCCGATATCGGGCCGGTGATGCGCAAATTGCAGGCGCAGGGCGTGACCGCCGTCACCCTGTGCATCGGTGCGATGCGCCACTTCCGCAACCTGCACCGCGCTGCGGTGGACACGTCGGGACGCCCGCAAATCTGGGGATCGAATCGCGACCGGATGCTGGCGCAGGCCCGCAACTGGGGCCCTGCCAAGCTGGAAACCGCGCTGACCGTACTGACCGATACCGATCTTGCCCTGCGCTCGGCCGGACAGCACGCGCCCGCCATGGCGCTGGTGGAACGCGCCTTTATCCGTCTGGCGATGTTGGGCGCGCGCTAG
- the lptE gene encoding LPS assembly lipoprotein LptE: MSLYKTLLALPLLAACGFAPVYGPQGAGTALQGRVLVEAPDTRDDQLMLQQIERRLGRAGDPAYGLAIDLIVTREGLAIDADGDIDRYNLLGTATYTLTSSANSAVVSTGTVTNFTGYSSTGSTVATLAAERDARQRLMTALGDMVVDRLVATKL, from the coding sequence ATGTCGTTGTATAAAACGCTTCTTGCGCTGCCCCTGCTGGCCGCCTGCGGCTTTGCGCCGGTTTACGGGCCGCAAGGGGCAGGCACGGCGTTACAGGGGCGCGTTCTGGTCGAAGCGCCTGACACCCGCGACGACCAGCTGATGCTGCAACAGATCGAACGCCGCCTTGGCCGCGCGGGCGACCCCGCCTATGGTCTGGCGATTGATCTGATCGTGACACGGGAAGGTCTGGCGATTGACGCCGATGGCGACATCGACCGCTATAACCTGTTGGGGACGGCCACATATACGCTGACCAGCAGCGCCAACAGCGCGGTTGTCAGCACCGGAACCGTCACCAATTTTACCGGCTATTCCTCAACCGGATCCACCGTGGCAACGCTGGCCGCCGAACGCGATGCGCGTCAGCGGTTGATGACAGCGCTGGGTGACATGGTCGTTGACCGGCTGGTCGCCACCAAACTATGA
- the leuS gene encoding leucine--tRNA ligase — MPSYTPSDLEARWQDAWDKAGIFQAKRDESRPKYYVLEMFPYPSGRIHMGHVRNYTLGDVVARYKMATGHNVLHPMGWDAFGMPAENAAMAIGGHPRDWTYNNIKDMRGQMKPLGLSIDWSREFATCDPEYYGQQQALFLDFLDAGLVHRKNAQVNWDPVDMTVLANEQVIDGKGWRSGAEVERRELTQWFFKISDMAGELKDALDGLDNWPAKVRLMQENWIGESRGLQFAFSLIGEPDEGAPAPDGFDRVEVYTTRPDTLAGASFVGISPDHPLAKTLERDNADVAAFNAECRKGGTTAAEIETAEKMGFDTGLRVRHPFDTSWELPVYIANFILMDYGTGAIFGCPAHDERDLEFARKYDLPVTSTFVPANTEGFTAPEDGGAAFVPGKDVTVHFVRPLGGEPRKMTGDAAIIEAIETCETNGVGQGVTKYRLRDWGLSRQRYWGCPIPVVHCADCGVVPEKKENLPVELPYDVSFDTPGNPLDRHPTWRDCACPKCGAPAQRETDTMDTFVDSSWYFARFTAPRADTPTVAEDAAYWMNVDQYIGGVEHAILHLLYSRFFARAMQITGHLPATAVEPFDALFTQGMVTHAIYQSVGDNGRPVYHYPEAVELKGDKAFLIDGGGEVEIVPSAKMSKSKNNVVDPLNIISSFGADTARWFVLSDSPPERDVEWTASGAEAAYKHLSRVWNISHRITDMDHDAPGEGDDDLLRAMHKCIHDVTVAIESFGFNAAIAKLYAFTATLQKSKAGHTAQRTAVMTLAQLMAPMTPHLAEAIWSHQGGAGLITLADWPKADEAMMVDDTVTLPIQINGKRRGEITVPADMSKEEVEKLALASQPVQKALDGGQPKKVIVVPGRIVNVVV; from the coding sequence ATGCCCAGTTATACCCCCTCCGATCTTGAAGCCCGCTGGCAGGATGCCTGGGACAAGGCCGGAATATTCCAGGCCAAACGCGACGAAAGCCGCCCCAAGTATTACGTGCTGGAAATGTTCCCCTATCCGTCGGGCCGCATCCACATGGGCCATGTGCGCAATTACACGCTGGGCGACGTGGTGGCGCGCTACAAGATGGCGACGGGGCACAACGTGCTGCATCCGATGGGCTGGGACGCCTTCGGGATGCCGGCGGAAAACGCGGCCATGGCCATCGGCGGCCACCCGCGCGACTGGACTTACAACAACATCAAGGACATGCGCGGCCAGATGAAGCCGCTGGGCCTGTCGATCGACTGGTCACGCGAATTCGCCACCTGCGATCCTGAATACTATGGCCAGCAGCAGGCGCTGTTCCTTGATTTCCTCGACGCCGGACTGGTGCATCGCAAGAACGCACAGGTGAACTGGGACCCTGTCGATATGACCGTTCTGGCCAACGAACAGGTGATCGACGGCAAGGGCTGGCGCTCGGGTGCCGAGGTCGAGCGACGCGAACTGACGCAGTGGTTCTTCAAGATTTCCGACATGGCCGGAGAGCTGAAGGACGCGCTGGACGGTCTGGACAACTGGCCCGCCAAGGTGCGGCTGATGCAGGAAAACTGGATCGGCGAATCGCGCGGGCTGCAATTCGCCTTTTCGCTGATCGGAGAGCCGGACGAAGGCGCGCCCGCGCCTGATGGGTTTGACCGCGTCGAAGTCTACACCACCCGCCCCGACACGCTGGCCGGGGCGTCGTTCGTGGGCATCTCGCCCGATCACCCGCTGGCCAAGACGCTGGAACGTGACAACGCCGATGTGGCTGCGTTCAACGCCGAATGTCGCAAGGGCGGCACCACCGCCGCCGAGATCGAGACCGCCGAAAAGATGGGCTTTGACACCGGTCTGCGCGTGCGCCACCCCTTTGACACATCGTGGGAACTGCCCGTCTACATCGCCAACTTTATCCTGATGGATTACGGCACCGGCGCGATCTTTGGCTGCCCCGCGCATGACGAGCGTGATCTGGAATTTGCCCGCAAATACGACCTGCCGGTAACCTCCACCTTTGTCCCCGCCAACACCGAAGGATTCACCGCCCCCGAAGACGGCGGCGCTGCCTTTGTCCCCGGCAAGGACGTGACCGTGCACTTTGTCCGCCCCCTGGGCGGCGAGCCGCGCAAGATGACCGGTGATGCCGCCATTATCGAGGCCATTGAAACCTGCGAAACCAACGGCGTGGGTCAGGGCGTGACCAAATACCGCCTGCGTGACTGGGGCCTGTCGCGGCAACGCTATTGGGGCTGCCCGATTCCGGTCGTGCATTGCGCAGACTGCGGCGTGGTTCCCGAGAAGAAAGAGAACCTGCCCGTCGAGCTGCCCTATGACGTCAGCTTTGACACCCCCGGCAACCCGCTGGACCGTCACCCCACCTGGCGCGATTGTGCCTGCCCGAAATGCGGCGCACCGGCACAGCGCGAAACCGACACGATGGACACCTTTGTTGATTCGTCGTGGTATTTCGCCCGCTTCACCGCGCCCCGCGCCGATACGCCCACGGTGGCCGAGGATGCGGCATACTGGATGAACGTCGATCAATATATCGGCGGGGTTGAGCACGCGATTTTGCACCTGCTCTACTCGCGTTTCTTTGCCCGTGCGATGCAGATCACCGGCCACCTGCCTGCGACTGCGGTTGAACCCTTTGACGCGCTGTTCACACAAGGGATGGTAACCCATGCGATCTATCAGAGCGTCGGAGACAATGGCCGACCGGTGTACCACTATCCCGAAGCGGTCGAGCTGAAGGGGGACAAGGCGTTCCTGATCGACGGCGGCGGCGAGGTCGAGATCGTCCCATCGGCCAAAATGTCCAAGTCGAAGAACAACGTGGTCGATCCGCTGAACATCATTTCATCCTTCGGCGCCGACACCGCGCGCTGGTTCGTGCTGTCCGACAGCCCGCCCGAGCGTGACGTGGAATGGACCGCCTCGGGGGCCGAGGCCGCGTACAAGCACCTCAGCCGGGTCTGGAACATCTCGCACCGGATCACCGACATGGATCACGACGCGCCCGGCGAAGGCGACGACGACCTGCTGCGCGCCATGCACAAATGCATTCACGACGTGACCGTCGCGATTGAATCCTTTGGCTTCAACGCGGCGATTGCCAAGCTCTACGCCTTTACCGCCACCTTGCAGAAATCCAAGGCAGGCCACACGGCGCAACGCACTGCCGTGATGACGCTGGCGCAGCTGATGGCCCCGATGACGCCACACCTGGCCGAGGCGATCTGGTCGCATCAGGGCGGCGCGGGCCTGATCACGCTGGCCGACTGGCCGAAAGCGGACGAAGCGATGATGGTGGACGACACCGTGACCCTGCCGATCCAGATCAACGGCAAACGGCGTGGCGAAATCACGGTTCCCGCCGACATGTCGAAGGAAGAGGTTGAAAAGCTGGCGCTGGCCAGCCAACCTGTTCAAAAGGCCCTGGACGGGGGCCAGCCGAAAAAGGTGATCGTGGTGCCGGGACGGATCGTCAATGTCGTTGTATAA
- a CDS encoding DUF3576 domain-containing protein encodes MRLKSFFNLAVAFAAVGALTACGSIGRLGKPATERPAQYSNPNIPSNIDTENTIWNAFNRKSSETTVLVNRYIWQASLEVLDFLPVQTVDPFTGVIVTGYGTPPGGGSAYRATVLIKDPALDARSLNVALQTRGGPASAATTRAIEDAILTRARQLRISDNRL; translated from the coding sequence ATGCGGCTCAAATCCTTTTTCAATCTTGCGGTGGCCTTTGCTGCTGTGGGCGCGCTGACAGCGTGTGGTTCGATTGGTCGGCTTGGAAAGCCGGCAACTGAACGTCCGGCGCAATATTCGAATCCGAACATCCCCAGCAACATCGACACCGAGAACACGATCTGGAATGCGTTCAACCGCAAATCCAGCGAAACCACGGTGCTGGTGAACCGCTATATCTGGCAGGCCTCGCTGGAAGTACTGGATTTCCTGCCGGTTCAGACGGTTGACCCGTTCACTGGTGTCATCGTGACCGGCTATGGCACTCCACCCGGCGGTGGGAGCGCCTATCGCGCCACCGTTTTGATCAAAGACCCTGCGCTGGATGCACGGTCGCTGAACGTGGCACTGCAAACGCGCGGCGGTCCCGCCAGCGCCGCCACCACACGGGCCATCGAGGATGCAATCCTGACGCGGGCCCGCCAGCTGCGGATCTCCGACAACAGGCTTTAA
- a CDS encoding porin, translating to MKKVLFATTALVATAGVAAADVTFGGYGRFGILYNEANVGNETNITSRFRLQIDATAESDGGVVFGARARIQQNNTDNANNPAGTGINGVRFFARSGGLEVGVGNIFGALEFMPGQYPIDLGLTGLGYQYTAYNFRGDAYSSGGSGAAGQNGIEVMYSAGDLSVHVSASDVNDRIAGHIAYTWNGWTFALGAQDSNVTTDTDWTVSAGGSFGIADVTLTYADNGTAGDHWVLAGAFDAGAATKVEVYVSDADYFMDTSYGIGVHHDLGGGTSIRGGVASMGTGDTRADLGVRFNF from the coding sequence ATGAAAAAAGTTCTCTTCGCCACGACTGCCCTGGTCGCCACCGCTGGTGTCGCAGCTGCAGACGTTACATTCGGCGGTTACGGTCGTTTTGGTATCCTGTACAACGAAGCCAATGTTGGCAACGAAACCAACATCACCAGCCGTTTCCGTCTGCAAATCGACGCGACAGCTGAATCGGATGGCGGCGTTGTCTTCGGTGCACGTGCACGTATCCAGCAGAACAACACCGACAACGCTAACAACCCCGCAGGTACCGGCATCAACGGCGTTCGCTTCTTCGCACGTTCGGGCGGTCTGGAAGTCGGCGTTGGCAACATCTTCGGCGCTCTGGAATTCATGCCTGGCCAGTACCCCATCGATCTGGGTCTGACCGGTCTGGGTTACCAGTACACAGCCTACAACTTCCGCGGCGATGCATACTCGTCCGGCGGTAGCGGTGCTGCTGGTCAGAATGGTATCGAAGTGATGTACTCGGCAGGCGACCTGTCGGTGCACGTTTCGGCTTCGGACGTGAACGACCGCATCGCGGGCCACATCGCCTACACATGGAACGGCTGGACATTCGCTCTGGGCGCTCAAGACTCGAACGTTACAACCGACACTGACTGGACTGTTTCGGCAGGCGGCAGCTTCGGTATCGCAGACGTGACACTGACATATGCTGACAACGGCACAGCTGGCGACCACTGGGTTCTGGCCGGTGCGTTCGACGCAGGCGCAGCCACCAAAGTTGAAGTCTATGTTTCTGATGCAGACTACTTCATGGACACATCCTACGGTATTGGCGTCCACCACGACCTGGGTGGCGGCACATCGATCCGCGGTGGTGTTGCAAGCATGGGTACCGGCGACACACGCGCCGACCTGGGTGTTCGCTTCAACTTCTAA
- a CDS encoding YggS family pyridoxal phosphate-dependent enzyme has protein sequence MGLQDIQDRIAKAEADARRAAGSVQLIAVSKVQPNDRVRAVLEQGHRCFGENRVQEAQGKWPDFRESFDGIDLHLIGPLQSNKVRPAFGLFQSIHSVDRPKLATAIARIAQEEGHCPDLFIQVNTGEEDQKAGVMPAQADDFVAECRAMDLPVRGLMCIPPVDEEPALHFALLAKIAERNGLSGLSMGMSSDFERAVALGATHIRVGSAIFGDRVPT, from the coding sequence ATGGGACTTCAGGATATTCAGGACCGGATTGCCAAGGCCGAGGCCGACGCACGTCGCGCGGCGGGGTCGGTTCAGTTGATTGCGGTCAGCAAGGTGCAGCCAAACGACCGTGTGCGCGCTGTGCTCGAACAGGGCCATCGCTGTTTCGGCGAGAATCGCGTGCAAGAGGCGCAAGGCAAGTGGCCTGATTTCCGCGAAAGCTTTGACGGAATCGATCTGCACCTGATCGGCCCGTTGCAAAGCAACAAGGTGCGGCCCGCATTCGGGCTGTTCCAGTCCATTCATTCCGTCGACCGTCCCAAGCTGGCGACAGCCATAGCGCGAATTGCCCAAGAGGAAGGGCATTGCCCCGACCTGTTCATTCAGGTGAACACCGGAGAAGAGGACCAGAAAGCGGGCGTCATGCCTGCGCAGGCCGATGATTTCGTGGCCGAATGTCGCGCAATGGACCTGCCGGTGCGCGGGTTGATGTGCATTCCGCCGGTCGACGAAGAACCGGCGCTGCATTTCGCATTGTTGGCCAAGATAGCTGAACGCAACGGTCTAAGTGGCCTGAGCATGGGCATGAGCAGCGATTTCGAACGCGCTGTAGCACTGGGTGCGACGCATATTCGCGTGGGGTCGGCGATATTCGGTGACCGCGTCCCGACCTAG
- a CDS encoding L,D-transpeptidase family protein, which yields MTPADMVLTPRGLRFGGQTYPCTIGKGGLSHDKREGDGATPVGVHRVVGMLFRPDRIAAPAPWATPIGPRDLWSDASGQPDYNHHVRAPYAHSHEALRRADPLYDLVIVLDWNWPDAVAGAGSAIFMHRWRRPGYPTEGCVALRPDHLARVAARITIGTRLIVPS from the coding sequence GTGACCCCCGCCGACATGGTCCTGACACCGCGCGGGCTGCGCTTTGGTGGTCAGACCTATCCCTGCACCATCGGCAAGGGTGGCCTGTCGCACGACAAGCGCGAGGGTGACGGGGCGACTCCGGTAGGCGTTCACAGGGTTGTCGGTATGCTTTTCCGCCCCGACCGCATTGCCGCGCCCGCGCCGTGGGCCACGCCCATCGGGCCACGCGATCTGTGGTCGGATGCTTCGGGCCAGCCCGATTACAACCACCATGTCCGCGCACCCTATGCGCACAGTCACGAGGCGCTGCGCCGCGCCGATCCGCTATATGATCTGGTGATCGTGCTTGACTGGAACTGGCCCGACGCAGTGGCCGGCGCGGGTTCTGCCATCTTTATGCATCGCTGGCGCAGGCCGGGCTATCCGACCGAAGGCTGCGTTGCCCTGCGCCCCGACCATCTGGCGCGGGTCGCGGCGCGCATCACCATCGGGACGCGCCTGATCGTTCCGTCCTAG
- the ribA gene encoding GTP cyclohydrolase II — translation MAFTPDIIEQLARARADLRMGVPVVLTGDGAALMLAAETLSPQRLADVLALGGTPVLAITARRAETLKARAYDRDLARLTLPDDASLAWVQAIADPADDLRSPMKGPLVSARGGNTLAHRAALALCKSARLLPAAVVLPLEESHNFAAQHSLTTLPLAQLADHIAAASPLHPIVAARLPMEASEAGRLHIFRPEDGGEEHYAIEIGRPDRSKPVLARLHSACFTGDLLGSLKCDCGPQLRGALAQMGSEGAGVLLYLNQEGRGIGLANKMRAYSLQDQGFDTVEANHRLGFEDDERDFRLGADILKSMGFSAVRLLTNNPKKVDMMTTCGITVAERVPLKVGENRHNTAYLATKARKSGHLL, via the coding sequence ATGGCCTTTACCCCGGATATCATCGAACAACTGGCCCGCGCGCGCGCCGATCTGCGCATGGGCGTTCCCGTGGTGCTGACCGGCGACGGTGCGGCACTGATGCTGGCAGCAGAAACGCTTTCACCGCAACGGCTTGCCGATGTTCTGGCGCTTGGTGGAACACCGGTTTTGGCGATCACGGCGCGGCGGGCCGAAACGCTGAAGGCGCGCGCCTATGACCGGGATCTGGCGCGACTGACCCTGCCCGATGATGCATCACTGGCATGGGTTCAGGCCATTGCTGACCCCGCCGACGACCTGCGCAGCCCGATGAAGGGGCCGCTGGTTTCCGCCCGTGGCGGTAACACTTTGGCGCATCGTGCAGCGCTTGCCCTGTGCAAATCCGCGCGTTTGCTGCCCGCTGCCGTGGTGCTGCCGCTGGAGGAATCACATAATTTTGCCGCGCAGCATTCTTTGACCACACTGCCGTTGGCACAGCTGGCCGACCACATCGCCGCCGCCAGCCCGCTGCATCCGATCGTCGCAGCGCGGCTGCCGATGGAGGCATCGGAAGCGGGACGCTTGCACATCTTCCGTCCCGAGGATGGTGGCGAAGAGCATTATGCCATCGAAATAGGCCGCCCCGACCGCAGCAAACCGGTGCTGGCGCGGCTGCATTCAGCCTGTTTCACCGGAGATCTTCTGGGGTCGCTGAAATGCGACTGTGGCCCGCAACTGCGCGGCGCACTGGCCCAGATGGGAAGCGAAGGTGCAGGCGTTCTGCTCTATCTGAACCAAGAGGGGCGCGGCATTGGCCTTGCCAACAAGATGCGCGCCTATTCCTTGCAAGATCAGGGCTTTGACACCGTCGAGGCGAACCATCGCCTGGGTTTTGAGGACGACGAGCGCGATTTTCGTCTGGGTGCGGACATCCTGAAATCCATGGGATTTTCGGCGGTACGGCTGCTGACCAACAACCCCAAAAAGGTCGACATGATGACCACCTGCGGCATTACCGTGGCCGAACGGGTGCCGCTGAAAGTAGGCGAAAACCGCCACAACACCGCCTATCTGGCCACCAAGGCGCGCAAATCGGGGCACCTGCTGTGA
- a CDS encoding response regulator transcription factor produces MAQLKKILLVDDDEDLREALSEQLVMTEDFDVFEACNGAEAMTRAKEALYDLVILDVGLPDTDGRELCRLMRKQGVKAPVLMLTGHDSDADTILGLDAGANDYVTKPFKFPVLLARIRAQLRQHEQSEDAVFQLGPYTFKPSMKMLVTEDDKKVRLTEKETNILKFLYRSTEGVVARDVLLHEVWGYNAGVTTHTLETHIYRLRQKIEPDPSNARLLVTESGGYRLMA; encoded by the coding sequence ATGGCACAACTGAAGAAAATTCTGCTGGTCGATGATGACGAAGACCTGCGCGAGGCCCTGAGCGAGCAACTGGTGATGACCGAAGACTTTGATGTTTTCGAGGCATGTAACGGCGCCGAGGCGATGACCAGGGCCAAGGAAGCGCTGTATGATCTCGTGATTCTGGACGTGGGCCTGCCCGATACAGATGGCCGCGAGCTGTGCCGCCTGATGCGCAAGCAAGGGGTGAAAGCGCCGGTGCTGATGTTGACCGGCCACGACAGCGACGCCGATACCATTCTGGGTCTGGATGCCGGGGCCAATGATTATGTGACCAAACCGTTCAAGTTTCCCGTTCTGCTGGCCCGCATTCGCGCACAGTTGCGCCAGCACGAGCAGTCGGAAGATGCTGTGTTCCAGCTGGGGCCGTATACTTTCAAGCCGTCGATGAAGATGCTGGTGACCGAGGACGACAAAAAAGTGCGTCTGACCGAAAAGGAAACCAACATTCTGAAGTTTCTGTACCGCAGCACTGAAGGTGTGGTGGCGCGTGATGTGTTGCTGCACGAGGTCTGGGGATACAACGCCGGCGTGACCACGCACACGCTGGAAACACACATCTATCGCCTGCGTCAAAAAATTGAACCCGATCCGTCCAATGCGCGTTTGCTGGTGACGGAATCTGGGGGCTATCGTTTGATGGCGTAG
- a CDS encoding exodeoxyribonuclease III — protein MAFSLATWNINSVRLREPIVLKLLAEHGPDVLCLQECKSPVDKIPREAFNAAGYTHMVARGDKGYNGVAILSRLPMEEVGAEDFAELGHARHVSARLENGVTVHNFYVPAGGDEPNRERNVKFGQKLDYLTDMRDWFHAQKPEKSILVGDLNIAPREDDVWDHKKLLKIVSHTPVEVEHLAQVQDSGNWVDITRQDIPDGLLYSWWSYRAKDWDAADKGRRLDHVWATGDIAQAGHSSRVLREARGWEKPSDHAPVFATFDL, from the coding sequence ATGGCATTTTCTCTGGCAACCTGGAACATCAACTCGGTCCGTCTGCGCGAGCCGATCGTGCTGAAACTGCTGGCCGAACACGGGCCGGACGTGCTGTGTTTGCAAGAATGCAAAAGCCCCGTGGACAAGATCCCGCGCGAGGCGTTCAACGCGGCCGGTTACACCCACATGGTTGCGCGGGGCGACAAGGGCTATAACGGGGTGGCGATCCTCAGCCGGTTGCCAATGGAAGAGGTTGGCGCAGAAGATTTTGCGGAACTGGGCCACGCACGGCATGTGTCGGCGCGGCTGGAAAACGGTGTGACGGTGCACAATTTTTATGTGCCCGCAGGCGGAGACGAGCCAAACCGCGAGCGCAATGTAAAATTCGGCCAAAAGCTGGATTACCTGACCGACATGCGCGACTGGTTCCACGCACAAAAGCCGGAAAAGTCGATTCTGGTGGGTGATCTGAACATCGCCCCGCGCGAAGATGACGTGTGGGATCACAAGAAGCTGTTGAAGATCGTCAGCCACACGCCTGTCGAGGTCGAGCATCTGGCGCAGGTGCAGGATTCAGGCAACTGGGTGGACATCACGCGGCAGGATATCCCCGACGGATTGTTGTATTCGTGGTGGTCATACCGTGCCAAGGATTGGGATGCCGCCGACAAAGGGCGCCGGTTGGATCACGTCTGGGCCACGGGCGACATCGCACAGGCGGGTCATTCCAGCCGCGTCCTGCGCGAAGCGCGCGGATGGGAAAAACCCAGCGACCACGCCCCGGTCTTCGCAACCTTCGACCTTTGA
- a CDS encoding co-chaperone YbbN gives MELNLSAAPEAADLIKDVSEATFMADVVEASQTVPVIVDFWAPWCGPCKTLGPLLEDAVRAAKGAVKMAKVNVDEAQGIAGQLQIQSIPTVYAFYKGQPVDGFQGAVPPSEVTAFVERVIKAGGGEAPSDTLNDAVDAADEMLAEGAFEDAAQTFQAILEEDPAHAGAYGGLVRVHIAMGDLDQAEAVLNGAPVEISKSPELEAAHAQLELARQAANAGPVDEYRAAVEANADDHQARFDLAQALHASGDTEGAVAELLELFKRDRDWNDGAAKTQLFTIFDALKPNDPVVLNGRRKLSSMIFV, from the coding sequence ATGGAATTGAACTTGAGTGCAGCGCCCGAAGCGGCGGATCTGATCAAGGACGTGTCCGAGGCGACTTTCATGGCCGATGTGGTCGAAGCCAGCCAGACAGTGCCGGTGATCGTGGATTTCTGGGCCCCATGGTGCGGCCCGTGCAAAACGCTGGGCCCGCTGCTGGAAGACGCCGTGCGCGCGGCAAAGGGGGCCGTGAAAATGGCCAAGGTCAACGTGGACGAGGCGCAAGGCATTGCCGGGCAGTTGCAAATCCAGTCGATCCCGACGGTCTATGCCTTTTACAAGGGCCAGCCAGTTGACGGGTTTCAGGGCGCTGTGCCCCCATCTGAAGTTACGGCATTTGTCGAGCGTGTGATCAAGGCGGGCGGCGGCGAGGCCCCCAGCGACACGTTGAACGATGCGGTCGACGCCGCGGACGAGATGCTGGCCGAGGGCGCGTTCGAAGATGCGGCGCAGACCTTTCAGGCGATTTTGGAAGAAGACCCGGCGCATGCCGGCGCCTATGGCGGCTTGGTGCGGGTTCACATTGCGATGGGCGATCTGGATCAGGCCGAGGCGGTTCTGAACGGTGCGCCGGTCGAGATTTCAAAAAGCCCCGAGCTGGAAGCGGCCCACGCGCAACTGGAACTGGCGCGACAGGCGGCGAACGCGGGCCCAGTGGATGAATACCGCGCGGCAGTCGAAGCCAATGCAGATGACCATCAGGCCCGCTTTGATCTGGCGCAGGCGCTGCATGCAAGCGGTGATACCGAAGGGGCGGTTGCGGAATTGCTGGAACTGTTCAAGCGGGATCGTGACTGGAACGACGGCGCGGCCAAGACGCAGTTGTTTACCATTTTTGATGCGCTCAAACCGAATGATCCTGTGGTTCTGAACGGACGGCGGAAATTGAGCTCGATGATATTTGTCTGA